The Palaemon carinicauda isolate YSFRI2023 chromosome 9, ASM3689809v2, whole genome shotgun sequence sequence aagaattgccttagtgttggaactagtttggtgatcctagcttgtactgcttatagtctatctatatccttctgaatacttggagcccagattTAAACTCAGTATTCTAGatgaggtcttactagtgatgggtacagctgtagtacagtgtcttcgTTTCTGTATTTGACTTGTCTTttcatgtaacctattagtttctgtgctttcttttcagcttttatgctctgtttggtgggcttcaaatccttgctgataataatactgagagcttcctcctggtccacactttctatttcattactcagCAGTGAGTAATTAGACTGTggattactataacctatgtgcatgactttacagttCCACagctgaaaggcatttgccattttctgaacCATTCTCCTATCTTCATTAGATCTTCTCTTAAGGCTTCTGCATCTTTTGAGTTCGCAGAATTCATGCATAGCTTAGTATAGTCGCCAAATTTGGCTaatctactagttaatcctaaatctatgtcattaatgtagatcagaaatagcaatgggacaAGGACGGATcattgaggtactccgcttgtaacagctgcccacgcTGAAGCTTCTAcactgattacaactctctgttttctgtttgttagccaattttcgatccattcagctggctcatcaatgatACTTATTGCTCTAATTTTGACTATTAATTCTTTATGAGGAGGTTTgacaaaagccttttgaaaatctaggtatatGATGACTATTGCCCTGCTTTTATCGTAAATGCTAAACATATCGTGGAAAAATTCCTTAAGATTTgacacacatgatctcttttgtctaaaaccatgttaaatgtctatcagaagattgtttttctctgtaGGTTCAACTATCGAATCTAATATAATAGATTGAAAAAtgttgcaaggcactgaagttagacatgcTGGTCTGtaattgccaggttcttcttttggtcccttcttgtaaatTGGAGGAACACTGACTAGTTTCCATCTTTGTGGGGCCTTTCTTGCGTTGACTGTCTTTCGGAACATCtagtaaaagtgtggggttatcttttcttctagttctataatctctcttggatgaatatcatctggtcctggtgccttagactcagagtcttttattttatttttgacatcatccattgtaaaagtgattttatctaataattgtggcccttcatatttgatagttggttgggagggtcgttgattcttccctagtgaatacagttgtgaaatatgcattcatcagtccGGCTTTTTCAAATCaattgttataagattaccctcggAGTCTCTtgatgggctaatgttgtttttgattgttTTTCtaatgtttacatatgcaaaaatatTTTAGGGTGTTTTCTTACAAGCTGAAGtgactcttttctcttcattgatc is a genomic window containing:
- the LOC137646443 gene encoding uncharacterized protein, with protein sequence MLGKRDSGSTGSTGGGGENVASAAPDTEDVVIATLSSDATLSSSNSSRQKRSCVSNLKEFFHDMFSIYDKSRAIVIIYLDFQKAFVKPPHKELIVKIRAISIIDEPAEWIENWLTNRKQRVVISVEASAWAAVTSGVPQ